The following proteins are co-located in the Paenibacillus sp. JNUCC32 genome:
- a CDS encoding response regulator — MYRLLIVDDLPIIVDGLLELFEKTEHLELEVMKAYSGEEALEVLSHHRMDIVISDIKMSGIEGIELLQEIKSQWPACKVILLTGFNDFHYAKNALTFGAFDYLLKVESDEKIIHTVERAIEEIEEEQGQAQMILRAQSKMRIAMPSLQKEYIWGLLQGKTMTGQQLRDAFAEMDIPLDASLPVYLLIGRIDAWKEMFTAPDKALLAYALQNIGDEYLSAHVRCFSVVFDMNKMVWIFQPKAGPEITADTGTMEWTRAYRYVSGNLETIQATSKKLLSLSVSFLIGSEAVSWNRLSDRFHAMKYGLMQGHGLFHEVIMTDQDLQKSEEKEKAKSYHDSFFHARVQLLMSCLENNHREQFNHLFVELTDIWNDPDTPYERKLELYHFLSAVFLAHLHKNKDMRDYMNTQINMDMLFRQEETASWTELIPYYWQIADCFFEWNALRGTELPAEVVNKVHRYIEEHIADDISLTAIGDYVSLNPSYLSRLYKQITGIGLSKYVNDYRNVIAKDMLLNTSMKVNEIAAKLGYNSALAFIRFFKKQNDMTPQDFRTARTETMHQGQ, encoded by the coding sequence ATGTACAGGCTTTTAATCGTGGATGATTTGCCGATTATTGTAGATGGTCTTCTGGAGTTGTTCGAGAAGACGGAGCATTTGGAGCTTGAAGTCATGAAGGCCTATTCCGGCGAAGAAGCGCTTGAGGTGCTGTCCCATCACCGGATGGATATTGTGATTTCGGACATTAAGATGTCCGGCATAGAGGGCATTGAGCTGCTTCAGGAAATCAAATCGCAGTGGCCGGCGTGCAAAGTTATTTTATTGACAGGGTTCAATGATTTTCACTATGCGAAGAACGCCCTAACGTTTGGCGCCTTTGATTATTTGCTGAAAGTGGAAAGCGACGAGAAGATCATTCATACCGTTGAACGGGCGATAGAGGAAATCGAAGAGGAACAGGGTCAGGCTCAAATGATCTTGCGGGCCCAGTCCAAAATGAGAATAGCGATGCCTTCCCTGCAGAAGGAATATATCTGGGGTCTATTACAAGGTAAGACGATGACGGGTCAGCAGCTTCGGGACGCTTTTGCGGAAATGGACATTCCGCTCGACGCATCGCTCCCTGTCTATTTACTGATTGGCAGGATCGATGCCTGGAAGGAAATGTTCACGGCACCGGACAAGGCTTTGCTCGCTTACGCACTTCAAAATATCGGCGATGAGTATTTATCCGCCCATGTGCGCTGCTTCTCCGTCGTATTTGATATGAACAAAATGGTATGGATCTTTCAGCCTAAAGCCGGTCCGGAGATAACGGCGGATACCGGTACGATGGAATGGACCCGGGCATACCGCTATGTGAGCGGCAATTTGGAGACGATCCAGGCGACCAGCAAAAAGCTGCTGAGCCTCTCCGTATCTTTTCTTATTGGCAGCGAGGCTGTCTCATGGAATCGGCTGTCGGATCGTTTTCATGCGATGAAATACGGGCTTATGCAAGGCCATGGCTTGTTCCATGAGGTCATCATGACCGATCAAGATCTTCAGAAGTCCGAAGAAAAAGAGAAGGCGAAAAGCTATCATGACAGCTTTTTTCACGCTCGCGTGCAGCTGCTGATGAGCTGTCTTGAAAATAATCACCGCGAGCAGTTTAATCATCTGTTTGTCGAATTGACAGACATCTGGAACGATCCGGATACTCCTTATGAGCGCAAGCTTGAGTTGTACCATTTCCTATCTGCGGTATTTCTGGCACATTTGCACAAAAATAAAGATATGCGAGACTATATGAACACCCAGATTAATATGGATATGCTGTTCCGCCAGGAGGAGACCGCTTCATGGACGGAGCTCATTCCATACTATTGGCAAATTGCGGACTGCTTTTTTGAATGGAATGCGCTTCGAGGGACAGAGCTGCCGGCGGAGGTCGTCAATAAGGTGCATCGTTATATAGAGGAGCATATTGCGGATGATATATCCCTAACCGCGATCGGGGATTATGTCAGCTTGAATCCATCCTATCTCTCAAGGCTATACAAACAGATAACGGGAATCGGTCTCTCTAAATACGTAAATGATTACCGCAATGTCATAGCAAAAGATATGCTGCTCAATACATCCATGAAGGTCAATGAAATTGCCGCCAAACTCGGCTACAATTCCGCGCTTGCCTTTATCCGCTTTTTTAAGAAGCAAAATGATATGACGCCACAGGATTTTCGAACGGCTCGCACCGAAACCATGCACCAAGGTCAATAA